TCACAGCCTCCGTATCCAGGGGTTTGATCGTATGCATGTTGACAACCCTTACCTCAAGCCCCTCGCCGGCAAGTTCGTCTGCCGCCGCCAGGGCCTCAGCCACCATCAATCCGGCGGCTATAATGGTTGCCGATGTACCTTCCCGCATTGTAATCGCCTTGCCGGTTTCAAAGACGAAATCATCTTCATGAAGAGCGGGGACAGCCAGTCTTCCCAGTCTCAGGTACACCGGCCCCTTTATTTTAATCGCTTCCAGAACGGCTTTTTTGGTCTCCGCCGCATCCGCCGGCACGATTACGGTAAGATTGGGCAAGGCTCTCGTTAAGGCAATATCTTCAACCGATTGATGCGATGCGCCATCCTCCCCTACGCTGATTCCAGCATGGCTGGCCCCTATTTTTACATTCAGCCTGGGATAGCAAACGCTGTTCCGCAGTTGGTCAAAGGCCCTCCCTACGGCAAAAACGGCAAAGGTGCTGCAAAAAGCGATTTTGCCCGAAGCCGCAAGGCCGGCGGCGGTTCCAAGCATATTTGCTTCCGCAACTCCCATATCGAAAAAACGGTTGGGAAATCTTTTTGCAAAATCTATTGTTTTAGTGGATTTGGAAAGGTCCGCGTCAAGAACTACGATGTCCGGATATTCTGCACCAAGCCCGGCCAAGGCTTCCCCATATGCTTCGCGGGTAGCTATTTTTTTCATTAAGGAGCCCCCTCAAAGGTATTCTAAATGTATTCCAAAGGTGTTTCAAATGTATTCCAATCAAAATTTTTTGAGCGGTTTTATTTCTATTATTACAGGCAAGTTTCAGGCAAGTTCGGCCAATGCCTTTTCGGTTTCCTGCGGGTTGGGCGCCCTGCCGTGCCAGTCAACATTGTTTTCCATAAAAGAGACACCCTTGCCTTTAACTGTCTCGGCAACAATCATCTGCGGCCTGCCCTTTACTTCCTTCGCTT
The sequence above is a segment of the Desulfotomaculum sp. genome. Coding sequences within it:
- a CDS encoding transketolase, translated to MKKIATREAYGEALAGLGAEYPDIVVLDADLSKSTKTIDFAKRFPNRFFDMGVAEANMLGTAAGLAASGKIAFCSTFAVFAVGRAFDQLRNSVCYPRLNVKIGASHAGISVGEDGASHQSVEDIALTRALPNLTVIVPADAAETKKAVLEAIKIKGPVYLRLGRLAVPALHEDDFVFETGKAITMREGTSATIIAAGLMVAEALAAADELAGEGLEVRVVNMHTIKPLDTEAVIKAAQETKAIVTAEEHSIIGGLGSAVAEVVCEHCPVPVYRVGIKDSFGESGSPADLLQKFGLTSRHIAEAVRKIKGLK